The Herbiconiux sp. SALV-R1 genome includes a region encoding these proteins:
- a CDS encoding acyl-CoA thioesterase II has protein sequence MSEPLSGFLAALDLTDTGARTSEDIFTGPSQWMPLGRVFGGQVFAQSLIAAQRTVAAGRVVHSMHAYFLRPGRVDLPITFAVDRIHDGRSFSTRRAQAYQDGLPILSAILSFQDEDGGLEHQVTMPADVPDPDTVPSGAESIGDDDRGLARFWATGLPFDIRHIPSPVYLTVEGERVAAQAAWVKSTGALPDDPDLHRAALAYATDYTIFEPVLRRHGVPWMTPGLKSASLDHAVWWHRAGRVDEWVLHVLESPSARGGRGLSFGRIFARDGSLLASVAQEGMIRVPTP, from the coding sequence GTGAGCGAGCCGCTCTCGGGCTTTCTCGCCGCGCTCGACCTGACCGATACCGGGGCTCGGACAAGCGAGGACATCTTCACCGGCCCGAGTCAGTGGATGCCACTCGGACGGGTGTTCGGCGGCCAGGTGTTCGCCCAGTCGCTCATCGCGGCCCAACGCACGGTTGCGGCCGGGCGCGTCGTCCATTCCATGCACGCGTACTTCCTCCGCCCGGGTCGGGTGGACCTGCCGATCACCTTCGCGGTCGACCGCATCCACGACGGCAGGTCGTTCTCGACGCGGCGTGCCCAGGCCTATCAGGACGGGTTGCCCATCCTCTCGGCGATCCTGTCGTTCCAGGACGAGGACGGCGGGCTGGAGCATCAGGTCACGATGCCCGCCGACGTACCCGACCCCGACACCGTGCCGAGTGGCGCGGAGTCGATCGGTGACGACGACCGTGGCCTGGCGAGGTTCTGGGCGACCGGGCTGCCCTTCGACATCAGACACATCCCGTCTCCGGTCTACCTCACCGTCGAGGGCGAGCGTGTCGCCGCGCAGGCCGCGTGGGTGAAATCGACCGGGGCGCTGCCCGACGACCCCGATCTGCACCGCGCGGCGCTCGCATACGCGACCGATTACACCATCTTCGAGCCGGTGCTGCGGCGTCACGGCGTGCCGTGGATGACGCCGGGGCTGAAGAGCGCCAGCCTCGACCACGCGGTGTGGTGGCACCGGGCAGGTCGCGTGGATGAATGGGTACTCCACGTGCTGGAGTCGCCGAGTGCCCGCGGCGGCCGAGGGCTGTCCTTTGGCCGCATCTTCGCGAGAGATGGCTCTCTGCTCGCGAGCGTGGCGCAGGAGGGAATGATCAGGGTGCCGACGCCATGA
- a CDS encoding FadR/GntR family transcriptional regulator translates to MNGKRLGQLPISREELLTELEHTLTEGDFAPGDRLPSERALSETYGVSRPVVREVIQRLRERGLLHVAPGSGTYLREPSALDWARPLDAVSRRSGTTIRQLVEARVMLEEKAARLAAENATDDDFDKLSRALDAFNSPGGIIDRARADIAFHALIARASHNPVLEMMFGSIAPLAFEVMLRSLDDKDVMREGAPLHEDALQALKARDGEQAAALIGKHIRLAATLFGDDYEKSVERVARSKVQALFGPNASLEEVVADALS, encoded by the coding sequence ATGAACGGCAAGAGGCTCGGCCAGCTGCCCATCAGCCGCGAGGAACTCCTCACCGAGCTCGAGCACACCCTCACTGAAGGCGACTTCGCGCCCGGCGACCGACTCCCCTCCGAACGAGCACTCTCCGAGACCTACGGCGTGTCACGTCCGGTGGTACGGGAAGTCATCCAACGACTGCGAGAGCGCGGGCTCCTCCATGTCGCTCCTGGCAGCGGGACCTACCTCCGAGAGCCCAGTGCCCTCGACTGGGCTCGCCCCTTGGACGCTGTCAGCCGACGCAGCGGCACCACAATCCGCCAACTCGTCGAAGCCCGCGTCATGCTGGAGGAGAAGGCCGCGCGACTCGCCGCAGAAAACGCCACCGACGACGACTTCGACAAACTGTCACGAGCACTGGACGCCTTCAACTCCCCCGGAGGCATCATCGATCGAGCCCGGGCCGACATCGCGTTCCACGCACTGATCGCACGCGCATCGCACAACCCCGTCCTCGAAATGATGTTCGGCTCCATCGCCCCCCTCGCCTTCGAAGTCATGCTCCGAAGCCTCGACGACAAAGACGTCATGCGCGAGGGCGCACCCCTCCACGAGGACGCACTCCAAGCGCTGAAGGCGCGCGACGGCGAACAAGCGGCCGCGCTCATCGGTAAACACATCCGCCTCGCTGCAACGCTCTTCGGAGACGACTACGAGAAGTCCGTCGAACGAGTCGCACGAAGCAAAGTACAGGCCCTTTTCGGGCCGAACGCCTCCCTCGAAGAGGTCGTCGCAGACGCACTCTCATAA
- a CDS encoding carboxymuconolactone decarboxylase family protein, with the protein MSADFSQRFSELFPRVLPSTADREARTLRETILADSRRRVAGQFAIEADDGSLEGPFGLFLFAPSVGGPLQELGASLRTATCLSLRQRELGVIAIAAALDSEFELWAHLPIARGAGVEESVLQNVIHGRPLADSLEQALVEFCRAAAREAAPTAQFELLQEHFDRRALMEIIALVTYYRGLATMLALFGVGAPDDRS; encoded by the coding sequence ATGTCAGCCGATTTCTCACAGCGGTTCAGTGAGTTGTTCCCTCGAGTTCTGCCGAGTACCGCCGACCGCGAAGCTCGCACGCTGCGAGAGACGATCCTGGCTGACTCGCGAAGACGAGTCGCCGGTCAGTTCGCAATAGAGGCCGACGATGGGTCTCTCGAGGGACCGTTCGGGTTGTTCCTCTTCGCCCCCTCCGTCGGTGGCCCGCTGCAGGAACTTGGTGCCAGCTTGCGCACCGCGACCTGTCTGTCTCTGCGTCAGCGCGAGCTCGGCGTGATCGCCATTGCTGCCGCGTTGGACTCGGAGTTCGAACTGTGGGCCCACCTGCCGATCGCCCGCGGCGCAGGGGTGGAGGAGTCCGTGCTTCAGAACGTGATCCATGGGCGCCCCCTGGCCGACTCCCTCGAGCAGGCCCTCGTCGAGTTCTGTCGCGCCGCAGCCAGGGAGGCCGCGCCGACCGCGCAGTTCGAACTGCTGCAGGAGCACTTCGACCGGCGTGCGCTGATGGAGATCATCGCTCTGGTCACGTACTACCGCGGACTAGCGACCATGCTGGCGCTCTTCGGCGTCGGAGCGCCGGACGATCGCTCCTGA
- a CDS encoding S9 family peptidase — MSDRTTDDAGKARSALRRAMPVTRMLDYGMDHWDATHLTAAPDHEPWDQVASALGEAQVARAEHAARRGDTETAVAGYRRATAAFYFAQLAFNSDTERKRLLYDRLSETYQAAARFDRRLRIDRLSIPWGGGSCAAWLVRPPGVESAPTVVIVGGQSGWGAAFHQQAAAFAERGLSTLLLEAPGQGETRMRGGLHLGSDVDGAFSAALDAIEAFGGASGRFGIWGNSFGGLLAARAAVHDRRFAACCINGAAATPVPLPYRAAREQTHALLGVQSDDAAERILRALWLSPPVDRTDAAVLIVHGDADPLVSREQQEVFLGLSDRAELRVWDDGEHTIYNHSAERTEVICDWFRARLRG; from the coding sequence ATGAGTGACAGGACGACCGACGACGCGGGGAAAGCGCGCTCGGCACTGCGACGGGCCATGCCGGTGACCCGCATGCTGGACTACGGCATGGACCACTGGGATGCCACCCACCTCACCGCGGCTCCCGACCACGAGCCGTGGGATCAGGTCGCATCGGCGCTGGGGGAGGCACAGGTGGCACGGGCCGAGCATGCGGCGCGCCGAGGCGACACGGAGACGGCGGTCGCGGGATATCGTCGCGCCACGGCGGCCTTCTACTTCGCGCAGCTCGCGTTCAACTCCGACACGGAGCGCAAGCGTCTGCTCTACGACCGGCTCTCCGAGACCTATCAGGCCGCAGCCCGGTTCGACCGTCGGCTGCGCATCGACCGGTTGTCCATCCCGTGGGGAGGGGGTTCCTGCGCCGCCTGGCTCGTGCGACCGCCCGGCGTGGAGTCCGCGCCCACCGTCGTGATCGTCGGAGGGCAGAGCGGGTGGGGCGCCGCCTTCCACCAGCAGGCCGCGGCCTTCGCCGAGCGGGGTCTGAGTACGCTGCTCCTCGAGGCGCCGGGGCAAGGTGAGACGCGGATGCGAGGAGGGCTGCATCTCGGCTCGGACGTCGACGGTGCGTTCAGCGCTGCCCTCGATGCGATCGAGGCGTTCGGTGGGGCCAGCGGACGGTTCGGCATCTGGGGGAACAGCTTCGGGGGACTGCTCGCGGCGCGCGCAGCGGTTCACGATCGGCGGTTCGCCGCCTGCTGCATCAACGGTGCGGCCGCCACACCGGTGCCGCTGCCCTACCGCGCCGCGCGGGAGCAGACGCACGCCCTCCTCGGCGTCCAGTCCGACGATGCGGCCGAACGTATTCTGCGTGCCCTCTGGCTGTCGCCGCCCGTGGACCGAACCGACGCCGCGGTGCTGATAGTGCACGGGGATGCCGATCCGCTCGTCTCCCGCGAGCAGCAGGAGGTGTTCCTCGGGCTGTCCGATCGGGCGGAGCTGCGTGTCTGGGACGACGGCGAGCACACCATCTACAACCACTCCGCGGAGCGCACGGAGGTCATCTGCGATTGGTTCCGCGCGCGGTTGCGCGGATAG
- a CDS encoding serine hydrolase → MATTSDDRGDTRIDTDPRPGPALRRAMDEALDRGEVGLQIAVYRHGELVVDAAAGTVSSGGPAVDRDTVFFVASAGKVSTATALHRQVERGLLEYDQPIASVWPEFAAEGKDRFTVRDALTHREGLSRLPEGTWVGDDWDRMVNRLAASAPSSDPVEREAYHAFTWGYVVGEIARRVEPDRTPFDDLVRTLVHEPLGISGVWHRLPESEHPRNAVVKGQLLVGDPFDFTITEDHDFNTPHHWGRTDPSGAWMTARGGARLWSLYAQGGEVDGVRLLSADRIRTFLEPRDGGQPAGIMIGSRGVIGQGGLMLGGAVPHHEDVLGFKDNVLWHPGGGGAVGFADLDAGISAMICHNEYFDERPLAAHPFAPIVRAIYDDLAG, encoded by the coding sequence ATGGCGACGACGTCCGACGACCGGGGCGACACCCGCATCGACACGGATCCGCGCCCCGGCCCCGCTCTGCGCAGAGCGATGGACGAAGCCCTCGATCGAGGTGAGGTCGGCCTCCAGATCGCCGTCTACCGGCACGGCGAGCTCGTCGTCGACGCCGCGGCGGGCACGGTCAGCAGTGGCGGGCCCGCCGTCGACCGCGACACGGTGTTCTTCGTCGCCTCCGCAGGCAAGGTCTCGACCGCCACGGCGCTGCACCGTCAGGTCGAGCGGGGTCTGCTCGAGTACGACCAACCCATCGCCTCGGTCTGGCCCGAGTTCGCAGCCGAGGGCAAGGACCGCTTCACCGTCCGGGATGCGCTGACCCATCGCGAGGGTCTGTCCCGGTTGCCGGAAGGGACCTGGGTCGGTGACGACTGGGACAGGATGGTGAACCGACTCGCCGCATCCGCCCCCAGCTCCGACCCGGTGGAGCGAGAGGCGTACCACGCGTTCACCTGGGGCTACGTGGTCGGCGAGATCGCCCGCCGGGTGGAGCCGGACCGCACTCCCTTCGACGACCTGGTGCGCACCCTCGTGCACGAGCCGCTCGGCATCTCCGGGGTCTGGCACCGCCTGCCCGAGTCGGAGCATCCGCGCAACGCGGTGGTCAAGGGCCAGCTCCTCGTCGGTGACCCGTTCGATTTCACGATCACCGAGGATCACGACTTCAACACTCCCCATCACTGGGGCCGCACCGACCCGAGCGGGGCGTGGATGACGGCGCGCGGCGGCGCGCGCCTGTGGTCGCTCTACGCCCAGGGCGGGGAGGTCGACGGGGTGCGGCTGCTCTCGGCCGATCGCATCCGCACCTTCCTCGAACCGCGCGACGGCGGTCAGCCGGCCGGCATCATGATCGGCAGCCGGGGGGTCATCGGACAGGGCGGTCTCATGCTCGGCGGGGCGGTTCCTCACCACGAAGACGTGCTGGGGTTCAAGGACAACGTGCTCTGGCACCCCGGTGGCGGAGGAGCGGTCGGCTTCGCCGACCTCGATGCGGGAATCTCCGCCATGATCTGCCACAACGAATACTTCGACGAACGCCCGCTCGCGGCGCATCCGTTCGCTCCGATCGTGCGGGCGATCTACGACGACCTCGCCGGGTGA
- a CDS encoding zinc-binding dehydrogenase has translation MQAARWYGPGNIALEERPIPELGDDEALVDVAYVGLCGSDLEEWREGPVVARPPVILGHEISGRVSAAARDGSGPPVGTPVVVDVVTGCGSCFHCLHHEEGRCQQLVVTGQHVDGGLATHVRASAHRLVPVPAGVTLRDAALAEPLAVAVRAFRRAAMTPGSNVIIVGGGPVGILAARVAGAMGAAKVIVVEPRRDRHRHIIASGAVPLWDEDSTQLQRRAIGDMAVRGGADLVVESAGRPNTPALAASLARPGGTIVLLGVTAHADPIDILDVVLAEKRIIGSAAHMWDDDVQVAVDFLANGHVRVSDLITHETDLADIGAGLDTLAGGGVVKMLVRIAGE, from the coding sequence ATGCAGGCAGCACGCTGGTACGGCCCGGGCAATATTGCCCTCGAAGAGCGGCCCATCCCAGAACTCGGGGATGATGAAGCGCTGGTGGACGTCGCCTACGTGGGTCTATGTGGGAGCGACCTGGAGGAATGGCGGGAAGGACCCGTAGTCGCCCGACCACCTGTCATACTCGGGCACGAGATTTCCGGCCGCGTCTCCGCAGCTGCCCGCGATGGATCCGGCCCGCCCGTAGGCACCCCGGTAGTCGTCGATGTCGTCACCGGCTGCGGATCCTGTTTCCACTGCCTCCACCACGAAGAGGGACGCTGCCAGCAACTCGTCGTAACCGGCCAACACGTCGACGGCGGCCTCGCCACCCACGTGCGCGCATCAGCGCACAGACTCGTACCGGTGCCAGCAGGCGTGACACTTCGAGATGCAGCCCTGGCTGAACCTCTCGCCGTCGCAGTGCGAGCGTTCCGTCGTGCAGCGATGACTCCGGGCAGCAACGTCATCATCGTTGGCGGCGGTCCCGTCGGCATCCTGGCCGCCCGAGTCGCAGGCGCCATGGGAGCAGCGAAGGTAATAGTGGTCGAACCTCGCCGAGATCGTCATCGACACATCATCGCAAGCGGGGCCGTCCCTCTATGGGATGAGGACTCGACACAGCTGCAGCGCAGAGCTATTGGCGACATGGCTGTTCGCGGCGGCGCTGACCTCGTAGTTGAGTCTGCCGGGCGTCCGAACACTCCGGCACTAGCCGCTTCCCTCGCGCGACCAGGTGGCACCATCGTCCTCCTCGGGGTCACGGCTCACGCCGACCCGATCGACATCCTCGACGTCGTCCTAGCGGAGAAGAGGATCATCGGCTCTGCGGCACACATGTGGGACGACGACGTCCAGGTAGCAGTCGACTTCCTCGCCAACGGCCATGTCCGCGTCTCCGACCTCATAACACACGAGACTGACCTCGCTGACATCGGCGCCGGCTTAGACACGCTCGCAGGCGGCGGCGTGGTCAAGATGCTCGTCCGAATCGCAGGTGAGTAG
- a CDS encoding fumarylacetoacetate hydrolase family protein gives MKLARVRVVEDGAEHLVVAHDDGLRPVRGVRGVRSLIGDGCESLAGAVSERGLDEPLGEQAEIEFLSPLESTGAFRDFYAFEQHVKAGRAWRGLEMDPDWYRLPVFYFSNPYAIQGPGDVHMTPGSEQFDFELEVGAILGGGGRDLTSSEAAPLIVGYTVLNDWSGRDVQKREMGLSMGPVKGKDTATSIGPWVVTPDELADRATATGFDLRMTCTVNGRRYSDASWSDVYWSFPEMVAYASRGADVRPGDLFGSGTCGTGCINELSRTHSAEEFPFLRPGDVVEAEIERLGALRNVIVEGSPVLPVRAGL, from the coding sequence ATGAAGCTAGCCCGCGTGCGTGTCGTCGAAGACGGAGCCGAGCACCTCGTCGTCGCCCACGACGACGGACTGAGGCCGGTGCGGGGAGTGCGCGGTGTGCGCTCTCTCATCGGCGACGGCTGCGAGTCCCTCGCCGGCGCGGTATCGGAACGGGGGCTCGACGAGCCGCTCGGTGAGCAGGCCGAGATCGAGTTCCTCTCGCCGCTCGAGAGCACAGGCGCCTTCCGAGACTTCTACGCTTTCGAGCAGCACGTGAAAGCCGGACGCGCGTGGCGAGGACTGGAGATGGACCCGGATTGGTATCGACTCCCGGTGTTCTACTTCTCGAACCCGTATGCCATACAGGGGCCGGGAGACGTGCACATGACGCCCGGGTCGGAGCAATTCGACTTCGAGCTCGAGGTCGGCGCCATCCTGGGTGGAGGCGGCCGCGACCTGACGTCGAGCGAGGCTGCGCCCCTCATCGTCGGCTACACCGTGCTCAACGACTGGAGCGGTCGCGATGTGCAGAAGCGCGAGATGGGCCTGTCGATGGGGCCGGTGAAGGGCAAGGACACGGCGACGTCGATCGGCCCCTGGGTGGTGACGCCCGACGAGCTCGCCGATCGAGCGACCGCGACAGGCTTCGACCTGCGCATGACGTGCACGGTGAACGGCCGTCGGTACAGCGATGCATCCTGGTCCGACGTCTACTGGTCCTTCCCCGAAATGGTGGCCTATGCGTCGCGCGGGGCCGACGTGCGCCCTGGCGATCTCTTCGGCAGCGGGACATGCGGCACCGGCTGCATCAACGAGCTCTCTCGCACGCACAGCGCCGAGGAATTCCCCTTCCTCCGACCGGGCGACGTGGTCGAGGCGGAGATCGAGAGGCTCGGCGCATTGAGGAACGTGATTGTCGAGGGCTCCCCGGTGCTCCCCGTGCGGGCGGGACTCTGA
- a CDS encoding IclR family transcriptional regulator: MENSGGEPTDAPPSYAVESVMNAARILLMLRSASELHVGAVSEELGVARSTAHRLLTTLQSQGLLHQPAARRAYTPGPALVELGARVVGAMDLRGQARPVLERLAEKTGETTHLLILRGDEVVFVDGVDGRHAIRAATRIGAFELAHVSAAGKVLLAELPLAELHRRYPRKELTGGTDGAVHTRTALERELAEVRERGYAVNDSESEAGLCAVSVALRDVGGLAVGAVSVSGPSARMSDRVSDIAGALREALSSRAD; this comes from the coding sequence ATGGAGAACTCAGGCGGCGAGCCCACCGATGCGCCCCCATCCTATGCCGTCGAGTCGGTGATGAACGCCGCGCGCATCCTGTTGATGCTGCGCTCCGCCTCCGAGCTGCACGTGGGCGCGGTCTCGGAGGAACTCGGTGTGGCCCGATCGACCGCCCACCGCCTGCTGACCACGCTGCAGTCCCAGGGTCTCCTCCACCAGCCCGCCGCCCGCCGCGCCTACACTCCCGGACCGGCGCTCGTCGAGCTCGGGGCGCGGGTGGTCGGGGCGATGGATCTTCGCGGGCAGGCACGACCCGTGCTCGAGCGGCTCGCCGAGAAAACGGGTGAGACGACGCATCTTCTGATCCTGCGGGGCGACGAGGTCGTGTTCGTCGACGGCGTCGACGGTCGACATGCGATCCGCGCGGCCACGAGGATCGGCGCGTTCGAGCTCGCCCATGTGTCCGCCGCGGGCAAGGTGCTGCTCGCCGAGCTCCCGCTCGCCGAGCTCCATCGTCGCTATCCGCGCAAGGAGCTCACGGGCGGCACCGACGGCGCTGTGCACACGCGCACCGCACTCGAGCGCGAGCTCGCCGAGGTGCGGGAGCGCGGGTACGCTGTGAACGACTCGGAGTCCGAGGCGGGGCTCTGTGCGGTCTCCGTTGCGCTGCGCGATGTCGGTGGTTTGGCGGTCGGAGCGGTGAGCGTCTCCGGGCCGTCGGCGCGGATGAGCGACCGCGTCTCCGACATCGCGGGTGCCCTGCGCGAGGCGCTCTCGTCGCGAGCGGACTGA
- a CDS encoding VOC family protein, with product MDATPWGLIRAMGQVSLRTNDLGASIHDAVDVLGLQVTAAERGVTYLAASAVHHELRLIESSENGVESLGLIARDGDAFRELRSRVDAEGLRILRHRPAPLGVADSFAFVGPEGFVFEVMHDIQDRRIDRVGFGPTRYGHFNFHPTQPTAMKEFLVRVFGFRVSDVIGEDYAYFLRCNSEHHGIAIIKGDGTLHHHAWGAQSVSELTRLGDRLHVLGRKLIWGPVRHGAGSNIAAYYVEHTGNVVELYTDIEHIYNDLRAPVYWQESDVWFNDWSDYVPEGFRRLGVRPAEVVDGVA from the coding sequence GTGGATGCGACACCGTGGGGATTGATTCGAGCGATGGGGCAGGTGTCGCTGCGCACAAACGACCTGGGAGCGTCGATCCACGACGCCGTCGACGTGCTCGGCCTGCAGGTGACCGCCGCGGAACGGGGCGTCACCTACCTTGCGGCGTCTGCCGTGCACCACGAACTCCGCCTGATCGAGTCCAGCGAGAACGGCGTCGAATCGCTCGGGCTGATCGCCCGCGACGGCGATGCGTTCCGAGAACTGCGCAGCCGGGTCGACGCGGAGGGGCTCCGCATCCTGCGTCATCGACCAGCGCCGCTGGGTGTCGCCGACAGCTTTGCCTTCGTCGGGCCCGAGGGGTTCGTCTTCGAGGTGATGCACGACATCCAGGACAGGCGCATCGACAGAGTCGGCTTCGGTCCCACCCGCTACGGCCACTTCAACTTCCATCCGACGCAGCCGACCGCGATGAAGGAATTCCTCGTCAGGGTCTTCGGGTTCCGGGTGTCCGACGTCATCGGTGAGGACTACGCCTACTTTCTGCGCTGCAACAGCGAGCATCACGGCATCGCGATCATCAAAGGCGACGGCACGCTGCACCACCACGCCTGGGGGGCGCAGAGCGTGAGTGAGCTCACTCGACTAGGGGACCGGCTGCACGTTCTCGGCAGGAAGCTGATCTGGGGTCCGGTGCGTCATGGCGCCGGCAGCAACATCGCCGCGTACTACGTCGAGCACACGGGCAACGTGGTCGAGCTGTACACCGACATCGAGCACATCTACAACGATCTGCGCGCTCCTGTGTACTGGCAGGAGTCCGACGTGTGGTTCAACGACTGGTCCGACTATGTGCCCGAGGGGTTCCGCCGTCTCGGAGTGCGTCCCGCGGAGGTTGTCGACGGCGTCGCGTGA
- a CDS encoding bifunctional 3-(3-hydroxy-phenyl)propionate/3-hydroxycinnamic acid hydroxylase, which produces MTEAVLPPTLESDSLDADVVIVGYGPAGQVLAALLGQAGHRVIVLERRRGRYETPRAGHFDHEIMRVFQALGIADEVSRIADPAHSYEFLDPDGTVVARLPRDWDAPSGWEASYHFYQPELEEILDRAVRSIPSVDLRFDSNVVGVRQGDGRVGISLADGSTVTGRFVVGADGANSAVRTLSGIATQDLGFQADWIVADVRPLAGAPALDIPDTGQVLNPARPSHMGRVSARYYRWEFMLVDGDDREEIATREGVWRLLAPWIGPEQGELIRHTIYTFRSVVAETFRRGAVLLAGDAAHVMPPFLGQGMCSGIRDSTTLAWMLDLVLSGSSDPRLLDQYTATRKSHVVTYIEESVRIGTVVCETDPGRAAQRRDALMSATELPPPFQPAIEAGIRAGDRLAGHLAIQPRLRTQEGRGRRADDVLGHGFTLVSLVPLDGAVQALADELGERVGLRTAVLGVDVEEDGDTLRAWATREGVIAVLVRPDFYVFGTASSVADIADLLASLHDSLSVAAR; this is translated from the coding sequence ATGACCGAAGCCGTTCTTCCTCCGACGCTCGAGTCCGATTCTCTCGACGCAGACGTCGTGATCGTGGGCTACGGCCCTGCCGGACAGGTTTTGGCCGCCTTGCTCGGGCAGGCGGGGCACCGCGTGATCGTGCTCGAGAGGCGGCGAGGCCGCTACGAGACACCGCGCGCTGGGCACTTCGATCACGAGATCATGCGAGTGTTCCAGGCACTCGGAATCGCGGATGAGGTCAGCAGGATCGCCGATCCGGCCCACTCCTACGAGTTCCTCGACCCGGACGGGACCGTGGTGGCCCGCCTCCCCCGGGACTGGGATGCACCGTCGGGGTGGGAGGCGTCGTACCACTTCTACCAGCCGGAGTTGGAGGAGATCCTCGACCGAGCGGTGCGGAGCATCCCCTCCGTCGACCTGCGCTTCGACAGCAACGTCGTGGGCGTGCGCCAGGGTGACGGGCGCGTCGGCATCTCCCTCGCAGACGGCAGCACGGTGACGGGGCGCTTCGTCGTCGGGGCCGACGGCGCCAACAGCGCCGTGCGCACCCTGTCCGGCATCGCCACCCAGGATCTCGGCTTCCAAGCGGACTGGATTGTCGCCGATGTGCGCCCGCTGGCCGGTGCGCCCGCCCTCGACATCCCCGACACGGGCCAGGTGCTCAACCCGGCGCGTCCCAGTCACATGGGCCGGGTGTCGGCACGGTACTACCGGTGGGAGTTCATGTTGGTCGACGGTGACGACCGCGAGGAGATCGCGACCCGGGAGGGTGTCTGGCGCCTGCTCGCGCCGTGGATCGGCCCCGAGCAGGGCGAGCTCATCCGTCACACGATCTACACCTTCCGCTCGGTCGTCGCTGAGACGTTCCGGCGCGGAGCGGTGCTGTTGGCCGGCGACGCCGCTCATGTCATGCCACCCTTCCTCGGCCAGGGCATGTGCTCGGGCATCCGTGACTCGACGACACTCGCGTGGATGCTGGATCTCGTCCTGTCGGGCTCCTCAGACCCCCGTCTGCTCGATCAGTACACCGCCACCCGCAAGTCGCATGTCGTCACCTACATCGAGGAATCGGTGCGGATCGGCACCGTGGTGTGCGAGACCGATCCCGGCAGGGCCGCTCAGAGGCGGGACGCGTTGATGTCGGCGACCGAACTCCCGCCTCCCTTCCAGCCCGCGATCGAGGCGGGCATCCGGGCCGGCGACAGGCTGGCGGGCCATCTGGCGATCCAGCCGCGGTTGAGAACGCAAGAAGGCCGAGGCCGCCGCGCGGACGATGTGCTCGGGCACGGCTTCACGCTCGTGAGCCTCGTGCCGCTCGACGGCGCTGTGCAGGCTCTGGCCGATGAGCTGGGCGAGAGGGTGGGTCTGCGCACGGCGGTCCTCGGAGTCGATGTCGAGGAGGATGGCGACACGCTTCGTGCCTGGGCGACCCGGGAGGGCGTCATCGCAGTGCTCGTGCGCCCCGACTTCTACGTCTTCGGCACCGCCTCGAGCGTCGCCGACATCGCCGACCTGCTCGCATCGCTGCACGACAGCCTCTCGGTGGCGGCCCGGTGA